In Candidatus Latescibacter sp., a single genomic region encodes these proteins:
- a CDS encoding SUMF1/EgtB/PvdO family nonheme iron enzyme — translation MKRIALSAFLLLSFVLILSCGKGSKTPTAPLEDTYTISGTVTGADSVTVTLSGDASASWTVKKSGESYSFTLATGGTYTITPSKSGFAFTPSDNTIKNLSTNLTQNFDAKLASYTLSGTVTGADSVTVTLSGGSSATWMVTKSGGTYSFNVPAFGTYTVTPNKKGYVFTPQNTKVENLVANHVQNFEAIPLFALSGTVTGANVVTVTLSGDASDTQTVNSGGTYSFTVIYRGNYTVTPSKRGYVFNPPSKTFTNVTANVTQDFTAKDSTGISFVSIPGGTFQMGDEVGDLSNCLPVHTVTVSSFQMSVYEITNAQYANYLNEAQASGDVTATSESVKGAKGAYNAQEYIYIAGTYESYIPGNRCWITYSGGTFSVVSGKENWPVVYVTWYGSKAFALYYGLDLPTEAEWEYACRGGKQYKYGTDDGTISSTKANYDWGSGYIGHPVNVGSYPKNPFGLYDMSGNVWEWCHDRYGTYPSGSENNPSGVQVGSDRIVRGGGWSYGNCRSSSRNGATDNGNNTGFRIVRRASPQNY, via the coding sequence GTGAAGAGAATCGCGCTTTCGGCCTTCTTACTTCTTTCCTTTGTATTGATACTTTCCTGCGGAAAAGGATCCAAGACACCAACCGCCCCTCTTGAGGATACTTATACCATTTCTGGCACAGTTACAGGCGCGGACAGTGTTACCGTGACCCTTTCGGGTGATGCATCCGCCTCCTGGACTGTGAAAAAAAGCGGAGAGTCATACTCGTTCACCTTGGCGACGGGCGGTACATATACCATAACCCCTTCAAAGAGCGGGTTCGCTTTCACCCCTTCCGATAATACTATAAAGAATCTGTCCACAAATCTTACTCAGAATTTCGATGCGAAACTTGCATCCTATACACTCTCCGGCACAGTTACCGGGGCGGATAGCGTTACAGTCACCCTTTCCGGTGGCTCATCAGCCACCTGGATGGTGACAAAGAGCGGGGGGACATACTCTTTCAACGTGCCCGCTTTTGGCACTTACACGGTAACGCCGAACAAAAAAGGGTACGTTTTCACTCCTCAAAATACGAAAGTAGAAAATTTGGTCGCAAATCATGTTCAGAATTTCGAGGCGATACCTTTGTTTGCCCTCTCAGGCACGGTGACCGGTGCGAATGTAGTCACCGTAACCCTTTCGGGAGATGCTTCAGATACCCAGACGGTTAACAGCGGCGGAACATACTCTTTCACAGTTATCTATAGAGGGAATTACACGGTAACACCCTCAAAAAGGGGATATGTATTCAATCCCCCAAGCAAGACCTTCACCAACGTGACGGCTAATGTGACTCAGGATTTTACCGCCAAAGACTCAACCGGTATTTCTTTTGTTTCTATTCCCGGCGGGACGTTCCAGATGGGGGATGAGGTTGGGGACCTTTCAAATTGCCTCCCGGTTCACACGGTGACGGTATCTTCATTCCAGATGAGCGTATACGAGATCACGAACGCGCAGTACGCGAATTATCTGAACGAGGCGCAGGCGAGCGGGGACGTGACGGCGACAAGCGAGAGCGTGAAGGGGGCGAAAGGGGCATACAATGCGCAGGAGTATATTTATATTGCGGGGACGTATGAATCTTATATTCCTGGGAACCGTTGCTGGATAACGTATAGCGGCGGAACATTCAGTGTGGTATCCGGGAAAGAGAACTGGCCTGTTGTGTATGTGACGTGGTATGGATCAAAGGCGTTTGCACTGTACTATGGTTTGGACTTACCGACAGAAGCGGAATGGGAGTACGCGTGCCGGGGCGGAAAGCAGTATAAATACGGCACAGACGACGGGACGATCAGTAGTACAAAAGCGAACTATGACTGGGGAAGCGGCTATATCGGCCATCCTGTGAATGTGGGGAGTTATCCAAAGAACCCGTTTGGACTCTATGACATGAGTGGGAATGTGTGGGAATGGTGTCATGACAGGTACGGGACGTATCCGAGTGGAAGCGAAAACAATCCATCTGGTGTACAAGTAGGTTCTGATCGCATAGTACGCGGAGGTGGTTGGAGCTACGGCAAC